ATGATACCCACGCTGTTTTGTTGAGCAACTTACTGTATTAAATTGACCAAAAAGTGGAAGCAAGGCttttaaaataaatgtaaaCAAACAATTGAAAACTCTCGTAATGATTgtgatccccccccccccccccccctctttcAACACCTCTACTTACCTGCATGAAATAAAGAAATCATTGATCATTATCACATCATTTCCCCAATGATATCCATTTCATTATATTATAAGGATCACAATTTTGGAAAAATAATTACCCGCTGCTTTTTTGCAAATTGAGAGAAGAACAACTAGAATGGCTAGACCTCCAAATACTCCCACAATAATAGCAACCGATTTCCCCACATCATCATTGTTGGAGGAATCTGCACAAAAATACCATGTTGGAGAAAAGCAATAACAACAACTGGCACTCTGTTATGCATGATATGTGGCAAGATACACTTCCAAATTAAATacataagaaaaatattataaCACTCACTTGCACTCTGTTGTATTAGTTGAATTTATATACGAGTTATTAAATTATATGAGTTTCTCTATCAATTAGAATTTACAtaaattttaatcaataaaagataaatattggaaaaaaatatcaatGTGAATGCTGCTAGTATTTCTCAATACAAAATCGAGGTTCTACATATAAAATCATTAGTTTTCTTAATGCATGAGAGACAATCTTATATGTACTCTAAACTTAATGAATTTTAATCAATAAAACAGAGTGTTGAAAAAAAAGTGTTTGAGTGAGTGCTTATAGCATTTTTCTATGCCAAATTGAGGTTATACATATATaatcattagttttttttacctAACACATGCGCATGAGAGATAATCTTATTCAAGTCCTAAACATTCATGTTTATGTGAGCCTAACTTTGCCAGCCATCTGAGTATTTTCGTTACACAATAGTTGAACCTGCTACATTGCTTGGAGGGAATTAAGGgtgtaccacttgaaccaatCATGAGTTATATATGTAGAAGCATTAGTTTATAAATTTAGGAGAGAATATATAACTTTTGTATTGTTGTGGGTTAAAAGATGGTTTTTCTCAGACTCCATGTTATCTTCTTTCCAATGGAAATTTTTGCTTTATGCAAATAAATAAGACACTACTGGATCGGAACGAAACAGATGGACTCTGATAGGTGAAGAGCATAGAATGAGATACTAAATATCGGGTATTCAAACAAAAGAATAAAGAGGAATGGCACAAAGTGTGCATTTTCCCAGATAAAGTTTAAAAGCATATGTTCTGAATGCTTTGCTTCATAAACTATTATTGACCAGTGCAATATTTTGGGTATTCAGCTTCCTTTTTACCTCAGTTTTCTCAGATCACTTTTCTACAAGTGGATCATTAATGCATAACTGTAAGTAATTAGAACCATATCCAAAAAAGTTCACCTTGTCCTGCTTTTTATGCTCTTCTCTCTTAAGAATTCCGTTGGTTTTTaattggctaaaaagcatttttggcccctgatgtttcaagtttgtacaaattctgcccctactatatttttgtcgacgtttctacccctcatgttttcaaacagtgcaccgtctacccctccgtcagtcatgCTTTatcaggagaggttcctgagtggattggagagatgaagaggagtatatgaagttgatgatgatcaaggaaatgatataaattaaatttgtttgatgtatatatcaattatgtatgtaactgaactggttaaatgcatatTTTTCTACTTACAGGCCCCTTGTTTCCAATTTCACTTATAATTTCTACGTGgtaggtccaaaaaatatttagaaaaagccaaatcagctaattccgttagttttttaacgtctgactgacggaggggtagacagtgcactatttgaaaacatgaggggtagaaacatcgacaaaaatagagtaaggaaaaaatttgcacaaacttgaaacatcagggaccaaaagtCCTTTTTAGCCTTTTTAATTCTACTCAAAGTTTCCTTTTTGTATGCTTATCTCTATAGACATTTTCTAATGAAAATTTGATAGAAATAAACTACTTAATTAGTGGGAACATTTAATAGTATAAAAGATATCATGCTTAGAATATTTTATTTGAATATGTTAGAAGTCTTATGTACGTTAACTAGATATATGATCAAAATAGTTCTTAGAATGGTATATTAAAATTATCCCTGAGCTAGTTTTTGCGTAGAGTTAAGTATATGAAAATACATACCTAGTTCATCATAGTATCCAGAAGCCCAGTACCTCGCATAACACTGTCCCAAGAACACATCAGCAGCAGCAGCTGAACCACACAAGCTCTTCAGCTTCCCCACAGCATCGACCAAACAAGATGAACAATCTGAAACAGTTAAATCACCCAAACACTGTGCATACCCTTGAACAAGCCCTGAACTACTAACTCTAAATCCACTCGCCGTTTGCAAGTCTGCAAGAACATCATCACGTCGCCGGAAGAACTCAACATCACTAGTCACAGACTTACTACACTTCCTGAACTTAATGCCAGTGTCCAATTTCCCAAGGAAATCACCACTGTGCTCATATCTTAGTAAACAGCCTTCAAGCTGAAGAGAAGCACCAAGTGCATAGGGACAAACTAAGTTGATTTGGTTAACTGATCTTCCAACACACTTTGAGCAGTCAATTGGGTGCAAGTCACCTCTGCACTGGTATAAGCCATAAACTGTTCCTTCTGGCGGTGTTGAACCGGTTCCATTTCCGACGGCGAAGGTATTGTAAGTGATTTCAGATGATGAGCTCACTACTGAGGAGAGGAAGGTGTTGAGGTTGGCTTCAAAGGGTGAACTTGGTTGGTACTTTTCTTGAGAGCAGCCTGCGTAGATGAAGATGTGGGTTCTTGAAGGGTTGCCATGAGCATGAAGAGGTGAAGAGGAGAGGAAAATTATTAGCAGAGAAGTAAGTCTCAAAGAGAGGATGATTCTGTCAGTGGAGTCTAGTTGAAGACTTGAcaacatttttttccttttgcttGTTTTCCCACCAATTCGAACCTTTGTTTGTTTTTGTGTCTTGGTTTATGACAATAAGAAAGTGAGTGGCTAGTGTTTTGTGCTTGCTGAGCTAAGTGTTTTTCTATGGTAAAATAAAAGACTTTTGTTTGGTCAGGCATACATAGACTTTGTCATGCCTGGTCAATGGTCATAAAGATTGTAACCActacttctttttttttactaaaaaaaaaggtaaaatggAGAGAAAACATATTTTTACATTGATTGTTTTTATGTCTTTCTCTCTTTGGGACATTATCTTGTCAAGGCTAAGATTCAGTTTTTAGGAAATGATTGAAAGCGATTCTTTACAGAACATCATAGACAACTCGATCTCAAGTAGAGTCCTTGTGACATGGGTCGAGATTTatcatctcttcttcttttggaaGTCATCATGGCGAACGAGGCTAGAGACAAGTCTTCGTGGCCGAACCTAATTCTTTGTGGTCAAAACATAAAAACAAGAGGAATCCTCCAAATTTCTCATTAGTTTTATTGAACTTTACAGTCAAAAAATTCAAAGAAACTTGAATGCGACACGGCTAGAAATAACTATGggtatataatattttaaaaatgataAAGCAAGCTTTCTGGGAAACTATTGATGAGCGTCTTCCACACTACTTATTTCGTTCATGTCGTAGCCCCTCCGAACCATTATTTGATTCTATTTGATCATTGTTTCTTCTCCTCCTTTACTATTAAACTTCACTAAAAGATGGTGAGTTGAGACTATCACTCCTAAATCATTTAAGAATGGTTGACATATTATCCCGTGCAAGCTGATGAGCGGACCACTATATAGAAAAATACAATGATGGTTCTATAGTTATATTTACTTTCGATGTTCCTACAGACTACAGTTATCCTAAGCTTCATGTATCCTATTGAAACGATTCATTCTCCATTGAAGCTAGTCAAACTAGTCGTTAATGGAACAAAGTCTCCATGATTGTATCCCAACTTCACAAAATAGTTGTAGGACAACACAAGTTGAAATTCCTGGATCCACCAAAACTTCTTGGAACTCCACTGGTGCTATAATGGCTGAAATCATCATCGACGAACTTTGATTTTCTCTCCTTAACAAATACCACAACCTCCCTTTAACTAGAAAATATTAGGTCAACTAGGTGGCTGCGCGACCGTGGTGGTTTTAAATTACATCAGCACGGGAAAGCTAGGGATGCATGGATGTGTGATTTATTTTCATGAGCATGATCGTTGCCTTTGGCAAGCTTGACTGTGGCCTTTGGCAAGTATGATCGTGCCTCTTCGTCAACACGTGAAACTCCACATGAAGCGttcttttttgtttgtttttcactgTTTACTGATTTTTACTCTTCTCACATGCATATTGCAAATATACTTCAAAGCACAAGATAAATGTAAAAGTCAGGAATAAAATCATAGTTAAAGTTACGCATATTTCCTGCTATTTTGACGCACATGGGAGACTAACTTAACCATTCACTCATTAAAAGTTGGACCTCTGACTAATGTTAGGACTCGATTGTAGCACGTGTTAATTCTAGGACTAAAATCACTCGTTTTAAAGATAAGTGACTCAAATCGCACCATTACAATAGATGAGATGAGAGATCAAAGTGTAATTAAACATTATATAAATTAAGTTTCCCTTAAGTATGACGGGTCCATCAAGTTTAGTAGTGTGCATCAAATTTCATAGGCGAATTCTGGGTTATGCATATGAGATAGTATGAGGAAAGTTTCTCCATTTGAACATCGTCAATGTTACACAATCCCTGCAGACCCTTCCTCTCTTTCTGAAACCCAAATCCCGCAAAATGTGAGTTTCTCTCTATATCTGAAAAACTTGTTAAATGCAAATTCTCCGAAAGCATCAATCAATTTCTTATACTCAAAGAATTTAGACATTAAATTTTAATGTCTAAATTCTATTAAATTGTAAAaaggataaaataaaataaaaacctgGGTAGTCTAGTGACATTTGAAACATCATCAGTTTATGTCTCAAGATTTGACCTTGACATGAGTATTGTTGCAGATGAGCTATTTCCTTTTTTGATTAATTTCATAATTTGTTTCAGAAATGGATAAGCTTCTGATTATGATTTGTCTCGATTGTGCTTTGCGAAAATTAGAATTGTTTTGAATCATGTTACTGGAATATGGGGAAGAATTCACTTTTTTTATGCTGTTGTATTGATTGAAGCAAAAGGAAGCATAGTAATTTACCAGTTTCCATCACTAGGGAAAAACCATGAACAATTTGAATACCAGCACAACTTCAAGAATGCTATCTAAAAGAAAAACCCTTGACAGAATCCTACGCATTCCTGTGTCTGTCCTTGTCATGTTCCTCTTGTTCATGTTTTTGTATTAACCATTACATGAAACCTGATTCCCTGGAGTGTCTAAATCTTCAACATCGCATGTCCCTTGATGGTCCGGGCAAGCACTTGCCTTAGGGGAGAAATTCATGTGGTATGCGCCTCATAGCGAGTTCAGCAATCAACTTTCGGAGTTCAAGAATGCTGTTTTACTGGCAGGGATACTGAATAGCACTTTGGTGGTCCCTCCTATTCTAGATCACCATGCTGTTGCACTAGGTAGCTGTCCTAAGGTTCAGGTTGTGGATCCAAAGGAGATTCGGATTTCGGTTTGGGATCATGTGATTGAGCTCATTTGGGGTGGAAGGTTAGTATGTTTTGTCACTTGTTGTCAATTTGATggtgtttttcttttctctcttttacttttgGAAATGGCTGGTGAAGAAAATTGGAAGCAATAATTCTTAATTTGTGTCAATATCTAGAATTGATCCATACAAGATCAATTAAGTCCattaaaatttgattttgttttttcataAACAAACAAAGAACCAAAGAAATGTTCTCTTAAGTCTTTAATTGATGATCAATCATTAGTCATTACTCATCAAGTATAAATTGGAGCAAAGTGGTATGCTATTATCAACTTGAAATTTAGGTGCTGACCATATTGCTCTTTTCTGTTCCATGATTCTTACACTGTATAATTcctcatatatataaaatttattcaaatagtaattgattaaatttctttttattcAATAGTAACGACAACTGTAACTTCATAAGTACAAATTAAAGGGCGTAGCACCTTTCTTTCTATTCCATAATATACAAGTTATAATGAAACTACACTTGACTTGGGCATCTTTATGATTTTCATCCATTTACTTTCTCACAGGTATATATCCATTGCTGAAATTACAGACATCTCATCATTGGTTTCTTCCTCTCTTGTTTGAGTGATAGATTTCAGGGATTTCATTTCAATATGGCGTGGCATCAGCTTTGATTTGGCTTGCTTAAATGATTCAAAGCTGCATTCCTCGGTTTCTGAAAGCCTAAAGCAATGTAAATCTCTGCTAGCTGGGCTTCATAGAATTGTTGAAAAGTGTATGTATGCTGTCAAAGAAGATTGCAGATCTAGTTTGGACTTACCATGCTGATGGTCAAGAGGATGGCATTTGGAAGTCATTTCTCAGCCCGGTACAAAGGGTCAGAGCTATATGTTGATATTCATGAATCTCATCAGGATTTCAATCTTTGACAGGGATGACTAAATTTCTTCCATTTGTCTCAGAAATTATGATTGCCGAAAGGAGTTTGCTAATGTAACCATAAAGGCTCCATTTCTTTGTGCACAACTGAGATTGTTGGATGGGCAGTTTAAGAGTCATCAGAAGGCTACATTTCAGGGGTTAACAGAAAAATTAGAATCTTTGAGGCAGAAAGGCCCTCTTCCCATTCATATTTTTGTAATGGCTGATCTCCCAAGAGATAATTGGACTGATAATTACTTAGGTGATTTAACTAGTGATGCACATAACTATAAGGTCTTAAGAGGGGATGATGAGCTGGTCAGGCAAGCAGCCATTAAGCTCATGGCAGAAGGTCATGGACAGAGGTTCATTACGAATTCGGATAACGCAATTGGTACAAATTATTGCTCCAATCATATGTTACCAGATGTGCTTCTTTATGTTCATCCGTACGCAGTCAGTCGTGCATCTCTTGGTTTTATCGGCACTCCTGGGTCAACCATTGCAGAAAATATAGAactgataattttttttggctCAAGTTCATGACAAAATTGGAAAGCTTTGAGGAAAATCACTACAATTAAGGTGCTAAAACCTTGTGGCATGACAGAATGCAAATTCAGTCACATTGTACCATGTCATGATTGTATAAGCCatgttgatgttgatgttgagTTATCCCTTCTCTTCCCAAATTTTGACAATTAGTCAAGTATGCCAAATCAAAGTCATTTGTTAGGAGACACTGTACAGTTAAGTCATGATTCATATTTCAGGTATGAAGTTCTACTATGTCTGTTTATTTCCCGAAATCAATTATGTGTCTTCATCTTATAGCCTAGTTGAAATTCTTATTTCTTTTCAATCAGAAAGCAATTTCTTCTCAATAAAGAAGCAGTTTTACAAACACACCTCCTTTATGCCAAAAGAACTTTTGATCTTTTATAAAAAATAGCTTATTGAGGTTGCCACATATAGTTTGTTAAACCCAAAAGTCTAAATGAGAGAAGAAAGAGTAATTTAAACCAACACTGGCTCTTCTAGGAGAGAAAAAATGTTATTCACATGGTTTTTGTTTCCTGATGAATTTTTATCCATGGATATATACATGGAAAATTGACTTTGTCTCCTCCTACATTTTACCATATTTGAATTGAATTTGTCTCATTGCATAAATTTCCAAGTTGATGTTGTTTATAGCATGACTCATCCTTTAGCCTCCCAAACTAGCAACTCTACCTATCCTCTCACATGTTGAGTTGGTGCCTGGTGGGGTAAGAGCTGGTAATTACCTTGTATATGAAGGCATTGGCTCTAAGATTTGAGATTTTCTAGTCTTAAGCAAGTTGAATATTTTTCGGCTGCTGAgaacaattattttattaaattccTGCCATATCAATGTGTTGTAGGTGTGCTCATGAAGTATGCTAATTTATGAAGTATACTGGCTAGAATAAGGTTTGAATTCAGTGGTTATGATTCTATTGCTCTGAAATTACTTCCAATGAAAGAGGAGTTAACCACTAAATTAATCCTTAACATATACATCGAATTTAAGTAGTTATTAAACTAAAACTACCCTTTTAAAATCATTGAACTAATCAAAAACATTGTTTCTTTGCTGGCTAACTAAACTTAGTGGTAAACTTTATGAACTGATTTGGGGTTTGGTAGATCTTTAACAGGAGTTGGTTGAAAATGGCTTGGAGATGATTCATGTAGCTGGGATCAATTTGAACCCATTGTTTTTTCATTCAGTGAAATGAGGAGCCGAGACAAAATCAAGAGCTGCGAATGTAGGTTAAAGACAACAAAATGGGAGACAAAGTACTACTATATGATATGCAGGTAATATTAGTCGAAAACATATTCAAGTATCTCTAACAAAGCACATAAAATTTATAAACCCAAAATCTCACTTAGCTTTCAGAAGAGCTACTCTAAAGTTCCATGAATGAAGCGATCTGTaagattttcctttttccttaacAACCTAATGTGTTAATTCTTTGGGGTGGTTTTCTTGGCTGTAGCTGGCTTCTTCCTTGGCTGGATATTGGCCTCCTTTTCTGCTAGTTTACTTAATGTTACACCTTACACCAATAATCCAACAAACGGGGCAGCTATTCCAATATGGGTGCCAGATTATGTTTTGGGGAGGTATGTCCTCAAGTACAAGTTAGGATGATgcagatttttatttaattaaattttgatTGCTACATATGCGATGAACAAAGGATCTATGGATTGCATAATAATATTTCTATGGTTTAGACTTTAGAGCAATCACGGATGTGTACTTTTATATACACAATGATAATGATTGATGATTTTGGCTACAAAATAAAGTATGATGCTACAAAATTGTTTGCCACCAAATGAAAGTAATGTTAATTATTCTAAATTTTCTATAATTAATATACCACTTTTTTAATCTAGCAAAATTATAAAAACTGTTTATTTCGCCGCGTGATCGCGGGCTTGAGTCTAGTTTAATATTGTTCCTTAGCAACTTGCTTGCTTGACCTGTTTATTATGTAACATGTTGAAGCTTTGAGTTTTCAAAATCTGATCTAAGAAATATCGTAGCAACTAGCAAGAAATAAAATTGATAGAAGATAAATTAGTGACATATTTGGGAATCCGTTCACAAAATATAGACTTTTTAATTTCCAATAAGTACATAATTTAAAgggtataaaaaaaacataatttaaaGGGCCGCGTTCATTAAACATGTGCTTTTGCAACACTCATTTGACACATTAAGTTCCACTCTCATaacttaaaaaatgaaaatagagttaagagaagagaaagataagaattAACAAAAGAGAATGAGAGATGATATGGGTGA
This is a stretch of genomic DNA from Lotus japonicus ecotype B-129 chromosome 1, LjGifu_v1.2. It encodes these proteins:
- the LOC130729502 gene encoding plasmodesmata-located protein 8 isoform X2, with product MLSSLQLDSTDRIILSLRLTSLLIIFLSSSPLHAHGNPSRTHIFIYAGCSQEKYQPSSPFEANLNTFLSSVVSSSSEITYNTFAVGNGTGSTPPEGTVYGLYQCRGDLHPIDCSKCVGRSVNQINLVCPYALGASLQLEGCLLRYEHSGDFLGKLDTGIKFRKCSKSVTSDVEFFRRRDDVLADLQTASGFRVSSSGLVQGYAQCLGDLTVSDCSSCLVDAVGKLKSLCGSAAAADVFLGQCYARYWASGYYDELDSSNNDDVGKSVAIIVGVFGGLAILVVLLSICKKAAGK
- the LOC130729502 gene encoding plasmodesmata-located protein 8 isoform X1, which translates into the protein MLSSLQLDSTDRIILSLRLTSLLIIFLSSSPLHAHGNPSRTHIFIYAGCSQEKYQPSSPFEANLNTFLSSVVSSSSEITYNTFAVGNGTGSTPPEGTVYGLYQCRGDLHPIDCSKCVGRSVNQINLVCPYALGASLQLEGCLLRYEHSGDFLGKLDTGIKFRKCSKSVTSDVEFFRRRDDVLADLQTASGFRVSSSGLVQGYAQCLGDLTVSDCSSCLVDAVGKLKSLCGSAAAADVFLGQCYARYWASGYYDELDSSNNDDVGKSVAIIVGVFGGLAILVVLLSICKKAAECIPAKQVQVVLQQGFWFASSCTS